The stretch of DNA CGGTGTCCCGTCGGTGCCGTCGTTCTGGGCCGGGATCCGGTAGACGGTCCAGGCACCGGTCGGGTCACCGCTGTTCGACACGGCGACGTCGATGGTGTTCTTGCCGGTGAACGACCCGTCGGGCAGCGACCCGAGCGTGGTGGTGGCCACGACGAAGCGGCGGGAGTCCGGGTCGTAGTGGCACACGGGGTCGATCACCTGCGGGCCGATCACACCGGTCGTGCGGTCGATCGCCGCCGGGTACCCGAGGAACGTGTTCAGGTCCTGCACGCCGGTGAGCGCGGCGCCGCTGCGGTCGTGCACCCGGATGACGCTGTTCACGGCCTCGACCACGAAGCCGCCGCCGACGCACAGCGCCTGGTCGGGCGGTTCGAGCGAGAACTGGTTGCCGTTGTTGGCCAGCCGCTGGTCGCGGTGGTTCAGGCCCGCGACGCTGACGGCAGCGTCGCTGCCGGCCACGGCGCTGGAGCCCACCCGGGGCGCATCGAGCGGCCGCTTGGGGAAGGGCCCGCGATCCCGGAACGAGGGGTGCTCACGGTTGAACTCGCCGGCCTCGCCCTGGGCCGCGACCGCCGCGAGCGCGGCCGCCGGACCCTCCTGTTCCTGGCGTCGCCGGCGCAGCTCGGGCTGCTGCAATCCCTCCGATCCGAACGGGAGGGGACGAATGGCGGTCGTCCCCGCGGCCGGGATCGATCGCGTCCCGTCGGCGACCTGAGCACCTGCCGGTGCTGCCGCTCCCGGAAACGCGACGAACGTCGCGCTGAGCAGGAGGACGATCCCTCCTGCGATGCCTCGCGTCTTCATGCTGGCCCCCCAGGGTCCGCTCCTACCGCTCTTACCACCCGCACCCCCGGCCGGGATTTCAGATCACCGCAGAAAAGCCTTGGTTTTCAAGGGTTTTCAGGCGGCGTCGCCGAGGACGCGGCGGCGGAGCTGCTCGGTGGCGAGGGACGGCTGGGCGCGGAGGTCGGCCAGGGCGTCGAGGCAGCGGTCGAGGAGCCGCCGGGCCCCGGACCGGTCGCCGCGGGCGAGGGCGGCACCCACCAGCACGGCGTAGGCCTGCTCCGACCACGGGTCGGCGGCGAGCGCCCGGTGCGCCACGGGCTCGGCCCGGGCGATGTCGCCGTGGCCGAGCAGCAGCTCGCCGGCCCGCACCGCGGCGGCGACGAAGCGGGTGCGGTAGTGCTCGCGCTCGAGCGCGAACCAGTCGGCTTCGGGGAGGTCGGCGTGGAGGTGGTCGCGGTACAGCTCGACCGCCGCCAGGTGGTGCTCCAGCGCCACCGACGGGGCACCGTCCGCCTCGGCGGCGAGGGCATCGGCCACGTGGCGGTCGAACCGGTCGACGTCGACCACCAGATGCGGCCCGTTGGCGAGCTGCACGGCGGGCCCGTCGACCCGTACGAGGAACGACGGCTCGCCGGCGTCGCGCCACGGTTCGAGGAGCCGCAGCAGGTGGTTGAGCGTGACGCTGAGGTTGTTGCCGGCCGCGGCCTCGTCGAGGTCGGGCCACAGCGCCGCGCCGATGGCGGCCCGGGTGGTGCGGCGGCGGGCGACGAGGAAGCCGAGCAGCGCCTGCAGCCGGCTGCGGCGCAGGTCGGGGTGGACGATCTCGTCGCCGTCGGGATGGTCCCGCCGCAGCGACAGCGGGCCGAGGACGCCCAGGTAGGTGATGTGCGGCGGCGGCACGGGGACGGCGGCGAGCAGCGCCCGCGCCGCCTTGGCCTGGTCGGGCCGGGTCTGGGCGAGGTTGCGTACGGCGGTACGACCGGCGGGGCCGAGCGTGTCGAGCAGCCGCCGCCCCGCGGGACGGCCCACCGCCGCCAGCCCCACCGCCAGCTCGGCCGCCAGCCGGTGGTGCAGCACGGTGCGGATCGCGCCCTCCTCGGGCAGCTCGAGCGACGCCAGCCGGGCCTCGCCGTTGCCCTCGCGGAGGGCGACGACCGCGGCGGCCAGCTCACGGGCCCGGCCCGGGTAGCCCTGCCGGGCGGTGGCGTCCCAGTGGGCCCGGCTCTCCGGCAGCAGCACGTAGCTGACCGCCAGGGTCTGGCGCCACGACCGACGCTCGCCGCCCTGGTCGAAGCCGTTGGCGGCCGCGGCCTGCCGGAGGGTGGCGGCGGCCGCGTCCTCGTCGCCCTCGGCCAGCTGCAACGACGCGGTCGCAGCGGCCACGGGGACCGACGGCCCGTCCCCGGCCCCGTCCTCGCCCCCTTCCCCGACTGCCGAGCCCGGCTCCGGTGGGGGTGCCGTGAGCCGGGCGTCGTCCAGGTACCGCCGGGCCGTGTCCCGGTCGCCGGCGTACGAGAAGGCGACGCTGGCGAAGATCTGCCCGATGTGGAAGTTGTAGGTGGGGCCGGACTGCACCTCGGCCGAGACGACGACCGGTATCCGGGCCAGCGCCTCGTCGGCCCGGCCCTCGGCCCACCAGGCCCGGAACTGCAGGGAGTCGACGATGGGACGGGTCGCCTCGTCGGCCGCCGGGGTCAGGCGCTCGACGATCCGTTCCGTCGCTGCCGGGGTGCCGGTGTCGAGGTGGACGACCCCGCACATCCAGCCGGCGTAGGCGTCCCACACGGTGTCGAGGATGCCGGTGGCCATGCCGTCCAGCTCGGCGAGCACGCCGCCGTCGTCGCCGGCGAGGTCGTAGAGGGCGCCCCGGGCGATCGCCGCCAGGGCACGGGCCACCGGGTGGCCGGTCGGCTCGAGCTCGAAGAGGCGGCCGACGAGCTCGCCGAGCGCCTCGTGGTCCTGGCGCCACCAGGCCAGCTGGCCGAGCTGGGCGATGGCGGCCAGCTCGGCGTCGAGGTCGCCCTCGTCCCGTGACCGGGTGGCGGCCTCCTGGAGCGGCGCCACGGCGAGGGCCGGCGCGGTGAACGCCACGTGCAGGCCGGCGGCCAGGCGACCGGCCGACGAGGCGCGCACCGCCGGCGAGCTGGCCAGCAGCCAGCGGCCCAGCTGGCTGGGCACGAGCCGGTCGGTCGCCAGGCAGGCGGCCCGCAGCACGCTCGGGGCCGCGTCCCACAGCTCGGCGTCCTGGATGAGCCCGAACGCCTCGTCGAAGCGGCCCCGGCGGTTGAGGTTCGCGACGGCGCGCCGACGTATCTCGATCCGCTCCGACGCCGCGAGCACCAGGTTGGGGGCGCTGTGCCACAGGCTGTGCGGCCGGTGCCAGCCGTCGGCGCCCCGGGCGACCAGCGGGATGCCCTCGAGCATCGTCGCCAGCTCGACCGGCGTGCCCACCGCCGCCGACATCAGCTCGTCGTCGGCCCCGCCCAGGTCGGACAGCACCGCCAGCACGTGGCGCCGGAGGGTGCCCAGCGGTTGGAGCACCTCCTCCCACAGGTAGCTGCCGGTGAACTGCTCCTCGACGTGGGCGGCCAGCTCCGCCATCGCCGGCCAGCCGCCGGTCTCGCCGAAGTGGGCCGGATCGAAGCCGCGGCTGACCGCGAACGTCGACAGCTCCTCGTCGGAGAAGCGCAGGTCGTCCTCGACGAGGCGCAGCATCGCGCCCTGGGCGCCGAAGCGGCTCAGCGGCACCGGCGGCTCCGACCGGCTGCCGAACACCACGTGGCCGTTGGCCGGCAGGGCCCGCACCAGGTCGGTGAGCCAGGCCGCGCCCGTCGACTCCGCGGGCAGCAGGTGCACGTCGTCGAGCACCAGGCACGCCTCGGTCGGGGCGAGCCGCCACACCGAGTCGGCCACCACGCCGGGCTCGATCACCGCGTCGCCCCGGGCCCGCTCGGTGTCCTGGTCGTCGTCGCCCCGGACCGCGGCGGCGACGATGCGGGCGAGCCGCTCGGCGTCGGCGTCGCGCGCCTCGACGCCCACCCACATGTCCTCGCCCCGGGGCGCCAGCCGGTTCTCGGCGATGGCCTGGGCCAGCAACGTCGTCTTGCCCAACCCGGGCCCGCCGACGAGTGAGGTGACGCGGTGTTGCCACCGGCCGGTGAGCGCGCGCAGCAGGCGGGGCCGTGTGAGCAGATCTGGGCGGGGCTCCGGCGGCGTGGACCGGAACGAGCGTGACATCCCAACCGCACGCTACGACCATCCGCCCCACCCCGCCGGGGTTTGCCGCCCACATTTCGCCCTGTTTTCGCAGGTTTTTATCCCGGACGACCCACTTCGGCGACCGGCACGTTTCCCTCGTCGAGGAGAGTCGGAGGAACCGATCCGTTCGACGTCCCAGGGGGTCCATGTCCGTTTCGCACGCTGTAAGGCACAGCCGCGCCTGGCTGCTGCTCGTGGCGCTCATTGCTTCATTGACACTCGTCGTGGCCGCACCGACACCCGCGGCGACGCTGCCGCCCGCCATCCCGTCGGCCTCGAGCGCACAATCCCAACTCAACGCACTCACCGTCCGGACCGAGGGCAGCCTCACCGGCTACTCCCGCGACCTGTTCCCCCACTGGAGCACCGTCTCGGGAGCCTGCAACACCCGCGAGACCGTGCTCCGCCGCGACGGCAGCGGCGTCGTCGTGAACTCGAGCTGCGCCGTGACCGACAACTCGAACCAGAGCAAGAGCGACCGCGACCCCGCCGCCTGGCGACCGACCCGCACCTCGTTCCATTGCACCTACGCCCGCATGTGGATCGGCGCCAAATACACCTGGAGCCTGACCCTCCAATCCACCGAGAAGTCCGCCCTCCAATCGATGCTCAACACCTGCTGACTGCAGGGCCATGCTCCGCTGCCGTACCCGGTGCGGCGGCGGAGCATGACGACCTACGTCACAGGGCGCGGATGTTGCGGAGGTTCGAGCGGGCGATGTCGAGCATCTTCCCGACGCCCCCGTCGAGGACGGTCTTCGTCGCCGCGGTGGCGAACCCGCGGATCTGCTGGCCGGTGACGTGGGCGGGCATGGACAGCGCGTTGGGGTCGGTGACGACGTCGACGAGCGTCGGCGCCGGGGAGGCCAGCGCGTGCGTGAGCGCGTCCCGCAGGTCACGGGGATCGGTCACCCGCACGGCGTCGAGGCCGGCGGCGGCCGCGATCCCGGCGAAGTCCACGTCACCGAGGCTGGTGGCGTGCGACGGGAACCCCTCGACGAGCATCTCCAGCTCCACCATCCCGAGCGTCGAGTTGTCGAACACCACGATGGTGATCGGCAGGCCGTGGAGCCGCACGGTGAGCAGCTCACCGAGGAGCATCGACAGCCCGCCGTCACCGCACATGGCGACGACCTGCCGCTCCGGGTCCGCGAACGCGGCACCGATGGCGTGGGGCAGGGCGTTGGCCATGGTCCCGTGGAGGAAGGAACCGAGGACCCGTCGCCGCCCGTTGGGGGTCAGGTAGCGGGCGGCCCACACGTTGTTCATCCCGGTGTCGACGGTGAAGACGGCATCGTCGGACGCCAGCTCGTCGAGCACGTCGGCGACGTACTCGGGATGGATCGGCGTGCGTTGCCCCCGTTCCCCCGTGTAGGCCTCGATCACCCGGGACAGCGCCCGTTCGTGGCGCCGGAGCATGTCGTCGAGGAACTGCCGGGAGCCCTTCGGCGTCACCAGCGGCGCGACGGCACGCAGGGTCTCGCCGACGTCGCCGTGGACCGCGACCTCAAGCGGGGTGCGCCGGCCCAGGTGGGCGGCGTTGCTGTCGACCTGCGCGGTGTGCTGGCCGGGGAGGAACGTGTCGTACGGGAAGTCGGTGCCCAGCAGCACCAGGAGGTCGGCCTCGTGGAGGGCGTCGTGGCACGCCCCGTAGCCGAGGAGGCCGCTCATGCCGACGTCGTAGGGGTTGTCGAACTGGATCCACTCCTTGCCCCGCAGCGTGTGGCCCACCGGGGCCTTCACCGCCTCGGCGAGCGCCATCACCTCACGGTGGGCGTCGCGCACCCCGGCGCCGCAGAACAGGGCGACCTTCTCGGCGGCGTTGATCGCCGCGGCCAGCTGCTGCACCTGCGACGCCGGTGGCGTCACGCGCCCACGTTCGCTGCTGAAGTCCCCCTCGCCCGTCGGGTGGGCGACGTCGAGGTCGGCGACGTTGCCGGGCACGACCAGGACCGACACGCCCTGCCTCGCGAGCGCCTCCTGGATGCCGACCCGGAGCATCCGCGGCATCTGGTCGGCGGCCGACAGGGTCTGGCACCAGACGCTGGCGTCCATGAACAGCGACTCGGGACGGGTCTCCTGGAAGAAGGAGGTGCCGATCTGGAAGGTGGGCACGTGGGAGGCCAGGGCCAGCACCGGGGCGCCCGTCCGGTTGGCGTCGTAGAGCCCCTGGATGAGGTGGGTGTTGCCCGGCCCGGAGCTGCCGGCACAGACCGCGAGTCGCCCGGTGAGCTGGGCCTCGGCCGAGGCCGCGAACGCCCCGGCCTCCTCGTTGTGCACGTGCGCCCACTCGATGCCCGGCTTGCGGCGGATGGCGTCGACGATCGGGTTCAGGCTGTCGCCCACCACCCCGTAGACCCGCTGCACCCCGGCCTGGGCGAGGACGTCGACCAACTGCTCGGCGATGTTCACGACGTCCCCCTACCCGGTGGAGACGACTCGTGCTTGGCCCCGGTCCGCTCCGGGGCGCCGAGGACGTTCATGTGCTCGTCGGAGTGGTGGTGGCCTCGGCCAGGGCCTTCAGGTTGAGGAGCTGGCGTCGCATCATCACGAGGTCGCCGGCCGGGAGCAGGCGGCGCAGCACGGCGCCGGCGAG from Acidimicrobiales bacterium encodes:
- a CDS encoding BTAD domain-containing putative transcriptional regulator, which gives rise to MSRSFRSTPPEPRPDLLTRPRLLRALTGRWQHRVTSLVGGPGLGKTTLLAQAIAENRLAPRGEDMWVGVEARDADAERLARIVAAAVRGDDDQDTERARGDAVIEPGVVADSVWRLAPTEACLVLDDVHLLPAESTGAAWLTDLVRALPANGHVVFGSRSEPPVPLSRFGAQGAMLRLVEDDLRFSDEELSTFAVSRGFDPAHFGETGGWPAMAELAAHVEEQFTGSYLWEEVLQPLGTLRRHVLAVLSDLGGADDELMSAAVGTPVELATMLEGIPLVARGADGWHRPHSLWHSAPNLVLAASERIEIRRRAVANLNRRGRFDEAFGLIQDAELWDAAPSVLRAACLATDRLVPSQLGRWLLASSPAVRASSAGRLAAGLHVAFTAPALAVAPLQEAATRSRDEGDLDAELAAIAQLGQLAWWRQDHEALGELVGRLFELEPTGHPVARALAAIARGALYDLAGDDGGVLAELDGMATGILDTVWDAYAGWMCGVVHLDTGTPAATERIVERLTPAADEATRPIVDSLQFRAWWAEGRADEALARIPVVVSAEVQSGPTYNFHIGQIFASVAFSYAGDRDTARRYLDDARLTAPPPEPGSAVGEGGEDGAGDGPSVPVAAATASLQLAEGDEDAAAATLRQAAAANGFDQGGERRSWRQTLAVSYVLLPESRAHWDATARQGYPGRARELAAAVVALREGNGEARLASLELPEEGAIRTVLHHRLAAELAVGLAAVGRPAGRRLLDTLGPAGRTAVRNLAQTRPDQAKAARALLAAVPVPPPHITYLGVLGPLSLRRDHPDGDEIVHPDLRRSRLQALLGFLVARRRTTRAAIGAALWPDLDEAAAGNNLSVTLNHLLRLLEPWRDAGEPSFLVRVDGPAVQLANGPHLVVDVDRFDRHVADALAAEADGAPSVALEHHLAAVELYRDHLHADLPEADWFALEREHYRTRFVAAAVRAGELLLGHGDIARAEPVAHRALAADPWSEQAYAVLVGAALARGDRSGARRLLDRCLDALADLRAQPSLATEQLRRRVLGDAA
- a CDS encoding pyruvate dehydrogenase, translating into MNIAEQLVDVLAQAGVQRVYGVVGDSLNPIVDAIRRKPGIEWAHVHNEEAGAFAASAEAQLTGRLAVCAGSSGPGNTHLIQGLYDANRTGAPVLALASHVPTFQIGTSFFQETRPESLFMDASVWCQTLSAADQMPRMLRVGIQEALARQGVSVLVVPGNVADLDVAHPTGEGDFSSERGRVTPPASQVQQLAAAINAAEKVALFCGAGVRDAHREVMALAEAVKAPVGHTLRGKEWIQFDNPYDVGMSGLLGYGACHDALHEADLLVLLGTDFPYDTFLPGQHTAQVDSNAAHLGRRTPLEVAVHGDVGETLRAVAPLVTPKGSRQFLDDMLRRHERALSRVIEAYTGERGQRTPIHPEYVADVLDELASDDAVFTVDTGMNNVWAARYLTPNGRRRVLGSFLHGTMANALPHAIGAAFADPERQVVAMCGDGGLSMLLGELLTVRLHGLPITIVVFDNSTLGMVELEMLVEGFPSHATSLGDVDFAGIAAAAGLDAVRVTDPRDLRDALTHALASPAPTLVDVVTDPNALSMPAHVTGQQIRGFATAATKTVLDGGVGKMLDIARSNLRNIRAL